ATGGTCTCGGCGTCGATCGCCGCCCTCACGATCTACGACATGTGCAAGGGATCGGACCGGGGGATCGTGATCGGCGACGTCTTCCTCCTGTACAAAGAGGGCGGCAGGAGCGGCGTGTACCGGAGGGAGGAGCCCCGCTCCTGAAGCACTAAGGGTGCTGCACGGTCCCGGTGTAGAACGGCTCGCACGACGATCGCCCGATCAGTTTCCTTGCCCGCTCGACAAACTTCAGGATCGGCTCCACGAAGGACCGCAGCATGCTGGGCTTGTCCATCCGCGGGTCGTCGAAGGGCCCCGAGATTTTCTGGCGAACCTTCGCGCACCCCTTCTCGTCGAGCATCGCGACGGTGACGTCCACGAACCGCTTGTTCACGAGGTCGAGCTTCCCCTTCAGCGCGATCCGGTTCTTCCCCGTAGAGAAGGCGACATCCCTGGCATCGGCCACGCCGTCGCGCACCGTCCAGTCGGAGACGAGCCGGGTGATCCGGGTTTCCCCCTCCCGCGTGACGGACTGGAAGAGGCCCTCGTAGCGATACCCCTTCAAGACCGCGGAGCCCAGCGGGCCCGCGAGCATGAACGCGCCGACATCCGCCAGGTTGAATTTCTGCGCCTTTTCCGCCTTCGACAGGATCTCGTCGATCTCCATCCCGTGAAACGTCAGCCCGTCCCCTCGCAGGGAGACGGTGCCGGAGATCGTCCGCATCATCTCGTCCACGCTCTTCCCCCGGAAGGAGAGGTCCGGTGTCACCGTCATCGGTCCGCTCAGATATTTTTTCTCCGCGAGTGCCGACTCGACGCGGAATTTCGCCAGCGTGTACTTCACCTTCAGGGCCGGCTCTTCCCCGGAGAGGTCGACGCGGATCCTCCCTTCGCCCGTGCCGCCGAAGAGCTTCATCGTAAAGGGGCGGATCTCGCAGACGCCCGCGCCGGCCGTCACCTTCGCGCGCACGTCCGACACGGCGACGCCCTTCGTTTTCATCTCCTTCACGGACAGGTCGCCGGAGAAGGAGATCCTCTTCGAAAGCTTCACCCCCGGTGTTGTGGGGATCAAGAGGTCGCGCACGGACAGGTCGATCGCGTCGAAGCTCGTTTCGCCCTTCGTCTTCCGGTCGACGTACACGATCTTCCCCGCCGACACGGAACCGGTGGAAACGGCCAGGGGGGCGGAAGGGGCTTCGCCTTCCTTCGTTGCCGGGCGCGGCGGGGTTTCGTAGTTGAACTTCCCGTCGATCCCTTTCTCGATCCGGATCACCGGTTTTTCAAGGGCCAGTTCCGTGATCACGAGCTGGCGGTCGAGAAGCGGACGCAACTTCACCCCCATCCGCAGCGTCTGCGCGGTGGCAAGGTCGGTGCCGCGGTTGCGCAGCCGCACGTCGGAGAGGACGATGCTCGCCGAAGGAAAGAAGCGCAGCCGCGCCTTCCCGAGGATCCGGAACTCCATCCCGAGTGCTTCGGAGACGGCGGATTCGATCCGGGGTTTTTGGCCGCCCACGTCGACGAGAACGAGGATCGCGACCCCCGCGAGGACGAGGAGGACGACCAGGATACCGAGGGCGACGAGAAGTTTCTTCATCGAAGCGGCACCTCCGGGAAAGGGCGACCTCCCTATCTTGCGACGGGCCGGGCCGGCGGTCAAACGGGGGTGGCATCGGAGGGGCGGTCCCTCCGGAGCCGGGAGAGAGGAAATGAACGGGATTCGATATGCCCGGGACAAAGGTGTATACTGTCTACAATCAAGGGCGGGGCGCGGGATGAACCGATCGGATGGAGGAGGTGCGTTATGCCGAACATGAAGGAGATTCGGGCGATGGCGCGGCAGATGGGAATCCGTTCGACCCGTATGGAAAAGGGCGAGCTCATTCGGGCCATCCAGCGGGCGGAGGGGAACTTCGACTGCTTCGGTACGGCGACCGAGGAGGAGTGCGACCAGGAGGAGTGCCTCTGGCGGGAAGACTGCTTCAGGGAGTCCGTCGCGGAGGAAATCCGCTGAAAGGGGGTGGGT
This is a stretch of genomic DNA from Deltaproteobacteria bacterium. It encodes these proteins:
- a CDS encoding AsmA family protein: MKKLLVALGILVVLLVLAGVAILVLVDVGGQKPRIESAVSEALGMEFRILGKARLRFFPSASIVLSDVRLRNRGTDLATAQTLRMGVKLRPLLDRQLVITELALEKPVIRIEKGIDGKFNYETPPRPATKEGEAPSAPLAVSTGSVSAGKIVYVDRKTKGETSFDAIDLSVRDLLIPTTPGVKLSKRISFSGDLSVKEMKTKGVAVSDVRAKVTAGAGVCEIRPFTMKLFGGTGEGRIRVDLSGEEPALKVKYTLAKFRVESALAEKKYLSGPMTVTPDLSFRGKSVDEMMRTISGTVSLRGDGLTFHGMEIDEILSKAEKAQKFNLADVGAFMLAGPLGSAVLKGYRYEGLFQSVTREGETRITRLVSDWTVRDGVADARDVAFSTGKNRIALKGKLDLVNKRFVDVTVAMLDEKGCAKVRQKISGPFDDPRMDKPSMLRSFVEPILKFVERARKLIGRSSCEPFYTGTVQHP
- a CDS encoding Rho termination factor N-terminal domain-containing protein — encoded protein: MPNMKEIRAMARQMGIRSTRMEKGELIRAIQRAEGNFDCFGTATEEECDQEECLWREDCFRESVAEEIR